One part of the Sciurus carolinensis chromosome 4, mSciCar1.2, whole genome shotgun sequence genome encodes these proteins:
- the LOC124982787 gene encoding LOW QUALITY PROTEIN: taste receptor type 2 member 7-like (The sequence of the model RefSeq protein was modified relative to this genomic sequence to represent the inferred CDS: deleted 2 bases in 1 codon), with the protein MLCTEESFLLLIAAGEFSVGILGNAFIALVTFMDQVKNRKIASIDLILTSLAMSRICLLFIILLDCLILVLYPDVYTTGEQMRIIDFFWTLTNHLSVWFATCLSTFYFFKIANFFHPLFLWMKWRIDRVILKTLLGCLAFSVFISLPVTKNLNDDFRHCVKAKWKRNLTVKCRIKKTTYASTKIYLNLVTLFPFSVSLIAFLLLILSLWRHTRQMQLNASGHRDPSSEAHLGAMKAVISFLLLFIAYHLAFLIATSSYFMPETELAVIFGELIALIYPSPFIYPDPGEQ; encoded by the exons ATGCTGTGTACGGAGGAGAGCTTTTTGTTACTCATAGCAGCTGGAGAGTTTTCAGTGGGGATcttggggaatgctttcattGCCTTGGTAACCTTCATGGACCAGGTCAAGAATAGGAAGATTGCCTCCATTGATTTAATCCTCACAAGTCTGGCTATGTCCAGAATTTgtctattatttataatattattagaTTGTTTGATTTTGGTGCTGTATCCAGATGTCTACACCACTGGTGAACAAATGAGAATCATTGACTTCTTCTGGACCCTAACCAACCACTTAAGTGTCTGGTTTGCCACCTGTCTTAGCACTTTCTATTTCTTCAAGATAGCGAACTTCTTCCACCCGCTTTTCCTCTGGATGAAGTGGAGAATTGACAGGGTGATTCTCAAGACTCTACTGGGGTGCTTGGCCTTCTCTGTGTTTATTAGTCTCCCCGTCACTAAGAATTTGAATGATGATTTCAGACACTGTGTGAAGGCAAAGTGGAAAAGAAACCTAACTGTGAAATGCAGAATAAAGAAGACTACATATGCCTCTACCAAGATATATCTCAACCTGGTAACACTGTTTCCCTTTTCTGTGTCCCTAATCGCATTTCTCCTCTTGATCCTCTCCCTGTGGAGACACACCAGGCAGATGCAGCTCAATGCCTCAGGGCACAGAGATCCCAGCTCAGAAGCACACTTGGGAGCCATGAAAGCAgtcatctccttcctcctcctcttcattgCCTACCATTTGGCCTTTCTTATCGCCACCTCCAGCTACTTTATGCCAGAGACTGAATTAGCTGTGATATTTGGTGAGTTGATTGCTCTAATCTATCCCTCA CCATTCATTTATCCTGATCCTGGGGAACAATAA
- the LOC124982785 gene encoding LOW QUALITY PROTEIN: taste receptor type 2 member 7-like (The sequence of the model RefSeq protein was modified relative to this genomic sequence to represent the inferred CDS: deleted 2 bases in 1 codon): MLCTEESFLLLIAAGEFSVGILGNAFIALVTFTNQVKNRKIASIDLILTSLAMSRICLLFIILLDCLILVLYPDVYTTGEQMRIIDFFWTLTNHLSVWFATCLSTFYFFKIANFFHPLFLWMKWRIDRVILKTLLGCLAFSVFISLPVTKNLNDDFRHCVKAKWKRNLTVKCRIKKTTYASTKIYLNLVTLFPFSVSLIAFLLLILSLWRHTRQMQLNTSGHRDPSSEAHLGAMKAVISFLLLFIAYHLAFLIATSSYFMPETELAVIFGELIALINPRPFIYPDPGEQ; this comes from the exons ATGCTGTGTACAGAGGAGAGCTTTTTGTTACTCATAGCAGCTGGAGAGTTTTCAGTGGGGATcttggggaatgctttcattGCCTTGGTAACCTTCACGAACCAGGTCAAGAATAGGAAGATTGCCTCCATTGATTTAATCCTCACAAGTCTGGCTATGTCCAGAATTTgtctattatttataatattattagaTTGTTTGATTTTGGTGCTGTATCCAGATGTCTACACCACTGGTGAACAAATGAGAATCATTGACTTCTTCTGGACCCTAACCAACCACTTAAGTGTCTGGTTTGCCACCTGTCTTAGCACTTTCTATTTCTTCAAGATAGCGAACTTCTTCCACCCGCTTTTCCTCTGGATGAAGTGGAGAATTGACAGGGTGATTCTCAAGACTCTACTGGGGTGCTTGGCCTTCTCTGTGTTTATTAGTCTCCCCGTCACTAAGAATTTGAATGATGATTTCAGACACTGTGTGAAGGCAAAGTGGAAAAGAAACCTAACTGTGAAATGCAGAATAAAGAAGACCACATATGCCTCTACCAAGATATATCTCAACCTGGTAACACTGTTTCCCTTTTCTGTGTCCCTAATCGCATTTCTCCTCTTGATCCTCTCCCTGTGGAGACACACCAGGCAGATGCAGCTCAATACCTCAGGGCACAGAGATCCCAGCTCAGAAGCACACTTGGGAGCCATGAAAGCAgtcatctccttcctcctcctcttcattgCCTACCATTTGGCCTTTCTTATCGCCACCTCCAGCTACTTTATGCCAGAGACTGAATTAGCTGTGATATTTGGTGAGTTGATTGCTCTAATCAATCCC AGGCCATTCATTTATCCTGATCCTGGGGAACAATAA
- the LOC124982788 gene encoding taste receptor type 2 member 8-like, with protein sequence MFSNKDIFTIVISAEFIIGMLGNGYIGLVNWIDWIKKKKISSIDYVLTSLAISRMCLIATIVLHGILITLYPSVFENSKIHTAVCSFWIFFNYLSMWFATCLNVFYCLKIANFSHPFFLWLKWRTDRVVHWILLGCFAISFFIGIILAPIVSYGHRFHNLIKDSKNISEMFYVSKIQYFEPMTLFNLFAMVPFIFSLISFFILIVSLRRHINQMKLNSKGGRDPNTQAHVKAMKIITSFLFFFFIYCVFCLLVTFSYLITEENLTMMVGEIVAILYPSGHSVILIFGNNKLRKPSFRMLTYR encoded by the coding sequence ATGTTCAGTAACAAAGATATCTTTACAATTGTGATCAGTGCAGAATTCATAATAGGAATGTTGGGCAATGGATACATTGGACTAGTCAACTGGATTGACTGGATTAAGAAGAAGAAGATCTCCTCAATTGACTATGTCCTCACCAGTTTAGCTATCTCAAGAATGTGTTTGATTGCTACTATAGTATTACATGGGATTTTGATAACACTATACCCAAGTGTGTTTGAAAATTCGAAAATACACACAGCTGTGTGCAGTTTCTGGATATTCTTTAACTACTTAAGCATGTGGTTTGCCACCTGTCTGAATGTCTTCTATTGTCTCAAGATAGCCAATTTCTCCCACCCATTTTTTCTCTGGCTGAAGTGGAGAACTGATAGAGTGGTTCACTGGATCCTGCTGGGATGCTTTGCCATCTCCTTTTTCATTGGCATTATACTAGCACCAATAGTGAGTTATGGTCATAGGTTTCATAATCTTATCAAAGATTCAAAAAACATCTCTGAAATGTTCTATGTGAGTAAAATCCAATACTTTGAGCCAATGACTTTATTTAACCTGTTTGCTATGgtaccatttattttttcactaatcTCATTTTTCATCTTAATAGTATCCCTGAGGAGACATATTAATCAAATGAAACTGAATTCTAAAGGTGGTAGAGACCCCAACACACAAGCTCATGTGAAAGCCATGAAAATTATaacttcatttctcttcttcttttttatttactgtgTGTTTTGTCTTTTAGTGACCTTTAGCTATCTTATAACAGAAGAAAACTTAACTATGATGGTTGGAGAGATTGTAGCAATTCTCTATCCATCAGGACActcagttattttaatttttggaaataataaacTGAGGAAGCCCTCTTTCAGGATGCTGACTTATAGATAG
- the LOC124982786 gene encoding taste receptor type 2 member 8-like — protein sequence MFSNKDIFTIVISAEFIIGMLGNGYIGLVNWIDWIKKKKISSIDYVLTSLAISRMCLIATIVLHGILITLYPDVFENPKILIVVCSFWIFFNYLSMWFATCLNVFYCLKIANFSHPFFLWLKWRTDRVVHWILLGCFAISFFVGIILAPIVSYGYRFHNLIKDSKNITEMFHVSKIQYFEPMTIFSLFAMVPFIFSLISFFILIVSLRRHINQMKLNSKGGRDPNTQAHVKAMKIITSFLFFFFIYCVFFLLVSYSYLITEQKLAMMVGETVAILYPSGHSVILIFGNNKLRQPTFRC from the coding sequence ATGTTCAGTAACAAAGATATCTTTACAATTGTGATCAGTGCAGAATTCATAATAGGAATGTTGGGCAATGGATACATTGGACTAGTCAACTGGATTGACTGGATTAAGAAGAAGAAGATCTCCTCAATTGACTATGTCCTCACCAGTTTAGCTATCTCAAGAATGTGTTTGATTGCTACTATAGTATTACATGGGATTTTGATAACACTATACCCAGATGTGTTTGAAAATCCTAAAATACTAATAGTTGTTTGCAGCTTCTGGATATTCTTTAACTACTTAAGCATGTGGTTTGCCACCTGTCTGAATGTCTTCTATTGTCTCAAGATAGCCAATTTCTCCCACCCATTTTTTCTCTGGCTGAAGTGGAGAACTGATAGAGTGGTTCACTGGATCCTGCTGGGATGCTTTGCCATCTCCTTTTTCGTTGGCATTATACTAGCACCAATAGTGAGTTATGGTTATAGGTTTCATAATCTTATCAAAGATTCAAAAAACATCACTGAAATGTTCCATGTGAGTAAAATTCAATACTTTGAGCCAATGACTATATTTAGCCTGTTTGCTATGgtaccatttattttttcactaatcTCATTTTTCATCTTAATAGTATCCCTGAGGAGACATATTAATCAAATGAAACTGAATTCTAAAGGTGGTAGAGACCCCAACACACAGGCTCATGTGAAAGCCATGAAAATTATaacttcatttctcttcttcttttttatttactgtgtattttttcttttagtaagcTATAGCTATCTTATAACAGAACAAAAGTTAGCTATGATGGTTGGAGAGACTGTAGCAATTCTCTATCCATCAGGACActcagttattttaatttttggaaataataaacTGAGGCAGCCCACTTTCAGATGCTGA